The following proteins are co-located in the Paraburkholderia phytofirmans PsJN genome:
- a CDS encoding NAD(P)-dependent oxidoreductase, which produces MAIKQTGDIAAQRLSPEQLSCEFSDIAPLLDASAAAAAASRCHYCYDAPCVNACPTQIDIPSFIRKISNGNLKGSAVDILSANPLGGMCSRVCPTEILCEGACVRNHQDAKPVAIGALQRHATDWAMARGEVLFKRAAESGRHVAVVGAGPAGLACAHRLALAGHNVTIYDAHEKAGGLNEYGIAAYKTVDDFAQREVEWLCSVGGIEIKHGVSLGRDVDLDTLRKQHDAVFLAIGLTGVRALAMDGEDLGGVMNAVDFIEQVRSASDLGTVPVGRRVVVIGGGNTAVDAAVQSRKLGATSVTMVYRRGVEAMSATWAERDFAQTSGVTLVTHAAPMRLIGDGGVVTGVEFARTSKDGGEERFVVEADMVLKAIGQTLVAVGIERELLTLDGSRIAVDANGQTSLANVWAGGDCAATGGIDLTVQAVQDGKIAAAAIDAQFARTAVKAA; this is translated from the coding sequence ATGGCCATCAAGCAAACCGGCGATATTGCCGCTCAGCGGCTATCGCCCGAGCAGCTCTCGTGCGAGTTCTCCGACATCGCGCCCCTGCTCGACGCAAGTGCCGCAGCCGCGGCGGCGAGCCGCTGCCACTACTGTTACGACGCGCCGTGCGTGAACGCTTGCCCGACGCAGATCGACATTCCCAGCTTCATCCGCAAGATCAGCAACGGCAATCTGAAGGGCTCGGCCGTGGATATTCTGTCGGCCAACCCGCTAGGCGGCATGTGCTCGCGCGTCTGCCCGACGGAGATTCTGTGCGAAGGCGCTTGCGTGCGGAACCATCAGGACGCGAAGCCGGTGGCGATCGGCGCGCTGCAACGTCACGCCACGGATTGGGCAATGGCGCGCGGCGAGGTGCTCTTCAAACGCGCGGCAGAAAGCGGACGGCACGTCGCGGTGGTCGGCGCGGGTCCGGCGGGCCTTGCCTGTGCGCATCGGCTCGCGCTGGCCGGCCACAACGTGACGATTTACGACGCGCACGAAAAAGCCGGTGGCCTGAACGAATACGGTATCGCCGCCTATAAAACCGTCGACGACTTTGCGCAGCGTGAAGTGGAGTGGCTGTGTTCTGTCGGCGGCATCGAGATCAAGCACGGCGTGTCGCTCGGACGTGACGTCGACCTCGACACGCTCCGCAAGCAGCACGACGCGGTGTTCCTCGCGATTGGCCTCACCGGCGTGCGGGCGCTCGCGATGGACGGCGAAGACCTCGGCGGCGTGATGAACGCGGTGGACTTCATCGAGCAGGTACGCAGCGCGAGCGATCTCGGCACGGTGCCGGTGGGCCGCCGCGTGGTCGTGATCGGCGGCGGCAATACGGCGGTGGACGCTGCCGTGCAAAGCCGCAAGCTCGGCGCGACGTCGGTGACGATGGTGTACCGGCGCGGCGTCGAAGCGATGAGCGCGACCTGGGCCGAACGCGACTTCGCGCAGACCAGCGGCGTCACGCTCGTCACGCATGCCGCGCCGATGCGTCTGATCGGCGACGGCGGCGTGGTGACAGGTGTCGAATTCGCGCGCACGTCGAAGGATGGTGGAGAGGAGCGCTTCGTGGTCGAGGCCGACATGGTGCTCAAGGCGATCGGTCAAACGCTGGTGGCGGTCGGCATCGAGCGTGAGTTGCTGACGTTGGACGGCAGCCGCATCGCGGTCGATGCGAATGGCCAGACGTCGCTCGCGAACGTGTGGGCCGGCGGCGATTGCGCGGCCACCGGCGGCATCGACCTCACGGTGCAGGCGGTGCAGGACGGCAAGATCGCCGCTGCCGCGATCGACGCTCAGTTCGCTCGCACAGCGGTAAAAGCCGCCTGA
- the leuA gene encoding 2-isopropylmalate synthase, with product MLKNPATKYRSFKPVTLTDRQWPSRTITHPPIWMSTDLRDGNQSLFEPMDAQRKMRMFKTLVQIGFKEIEVAFPSASQTDFNFVRELIEGGHIPDDVTIEVLTQARDDLIERTFESLRGVPRAIVHLYNATAPEFRKIVFNLEKSGVKELAQNAARTMKRIAATMPETQFTFQYSPEVFSGTEIEFAKEVCDAVFDVWQPTPEHKAIVNLPATVEMSTPNIYADQIEWMHRNLARRDSLIISVHPHNDRGTAVAAAELAVMAGADRIEGCLFGNGERTGNVDLVTLALNLYTQGVDPGLDFSNINEVARTAEECTQLPIHPRHPYVGDLVFTAFSGSHQDAIKKGFAVQKPDAVWEVPYMPIDPADLGRTYDSVIRVNSQSGKGGIAYLLEQGYGVVLPRRLQVDFSSAVQRFTDDSGQEVTSAQIWELFQQEYVQNTAPIHYVGHSLSEREGRERIKLTVDIHGTRRVLTGEGNGPLDALMHAIGVPVRIQHYEERALTQGADARAVAVAEMAGADVTGSAFGVGIDANLVTASIRAVISGVNRAYARVNAQAQENFFDAAMNDAAESVGV from the coding sequence ATGTTAAAGAACCCCGCTACCAAGTATCGCTCGTTCAAGCCCGTCACCTTGACGGATCGCCAGTGGCCGTCGCGCACCATCACGCACCCGCCGATCTGGATGAGCACCGACCTGCGCGACGGAAATCAGTCGCTGTTCGAGCCGATGGACGCGCAGCGCAAGATGCGCATGTTCAAGACGCTGGTGCAGATCGGCTTCAAGGAAATCGAAGTCGCGTTTCCGTCCGCTTCGCAGACCGACTTCAATTTCGTGCGTGAACTGATCGAAGGCGGCCACATCCCCGACGACGTCACCATCGAAGTCTTGACGCAAGCGCGCGACGACCTGATCGAGCGCACCTTCGAATCCTTGCGTGGCGTGCCGCGCGCCATCGTCCACCTGTACAACGCGACCGCGCCGGAATTCCGCAAGATCGTCTTCAATCTGGAAAAGAGCGGCGTGAAGGAGTTGGCGCAAAACGCAGCGCGCACGATGAAACGCATCGCCGCCACCATGCCGGAAACGCAGTTCACGTTCCAGTACAGCCCGGAAGTATTCAGCGGCACCGAAATCGAATTCGCCAAAGAAGTCTGCGACGCCGTGTTCGACGTCTGGCAACCGACGCCGGAACACAAAGCCATCGTCAATCTGCCGGCCACCGTCGAAATGTCCACGCCGAACATCTACGCGGACCAGATCGAGTGGATGCACCGCAACCTCGCGCGCCGCGATTCGCTGATCATCTCCGTGCATCCGCATAACGATCGCGGCACCGCCGTGGCGGCGGCAGAACTCGCCGTGATGGCCGGCGCGGATCGTATCGAAGGCTGTTTGTTCGGCAACGGCGAGCGCACCGGCAACGTGGACCTCGTCACGCTCGCGTTGAACCTGTACACGCAAGGCGTCGATCCGGGCCTCGACTTCTCGAACATCAACGAAGTCGCGCGTACCGCTGAAGAATGCACGCAACTGCCGATCCATCCGCGTCATCCGTATGTCGGCGATCTGGTGTTCACGGCCTTCTCGGGCTCGCATCAGGACGCGATCAAGAAGGGCTTCGCGGTGCAGAAACCGGACGCGGTCTGGGAAGTGCCCTACATGCCGATCGATCCGGCCGATCTCGGCCGCACCTACGACTCGGTGATTCGCGTGAACAGCCAGTCGGGCAAGGGCGGCATCGCGTATCTGCTCGAACAGGGCTACGGCGTCGTGTTGCCGCGCCGCTTGCAAGTGGACTTCAGCTCGGCCGTGCAGCGCTTCACCGACGACAGCGGCCAGGAAGTCACGTCCGCGCAGATCTGGGAATTGTTCCAGCAGGAATATGTGCAGAACACGGCGCCGATTCATTATGTGGGCCACAGCCTGTCCGAGCGCGAAGGACGCGAGCGCATCAAACTGACGGTCGACATCCACGGCACGCGGCGTGTGTTGACCGGCGAAGGCAATGGCCCGCTCGACGCGTTGATGCACGCGATCGGCGTACCGGTGCGGATTCAGCACTATGAAGAGCGTGCGTTGACGCAGGGCGCGGATGCCCGAGCGGTGGCCGTCGCTGAAATGGCCGGCGCCGATGTGACCGGCAGCGCGTTCGGCGTCGGCATCGACGCCAATCTGGTGACGGCGTCGATTCGCGCGGTGATCAGCGGGGTGAATCGCGCTTATGCTCGAGTCAATGCGCAGGCGCAGGAGAACTTCTTCGACGCTGCGATGAACGATGCCGCGGAGAGCGTGGGCGTTTAA
- a CDS encoding amino acid ABC transporter permease — MPAWLHLMAQSLWPLLYAGLVFTVPLTLISFAIGLALAFLVALVRLFGPKWAVAIVRFYVWLFRGSPLLVQLFVIFYGLPNVGIVLDPLTAAIIGFSLNVGAYNSEVIRGVIESIPKGQWEAAYSMGMTREQALRRAILPQAARVALPPLSNSFIALVKDTSLAAVLTVPEVFQAAQRIASVTYEPLILYTEAALVYLVFSSVLSSAQVRLERKFGRHALFQAGN; from the coding sequence ATGCCGGCATGGTTGCATCTGATGGCGCAGTCGCTGTGGCCCCTGCTATATGCGGGGCTCGTCTTCACCGTGCCGCTTACGCTGATCTCGTTCGCGATCGGGCTCGCGTTGGCGTTTCTCGTCGCGCTGGTCCGGTTGTTCGGGCCGAAGTGGGCCGTGGCGATCGTGCGCTTTTACGTGTGGCTGTTTCGCGGTTCGCCGTTGCTCGTGCAGCTGTTCGTGATCTTCTACGGCTTGCCGAACGTGGGCATCGTGCTCGATCCGTTGACGGCGGCGATCATCGGCTTTTCGCTGAACGTCGGCGCGTATAACTCCGAAGTGATACGCGGCGTGATCGAGTCGATCCCGAAAGGGCAGTGGGAAGCGGCCTATTCGATGGGGATGACGCGCGAGCAGGCCCTGCGTCGCGCGATCCTGCCGCAAGCCGCGCGCGTCGCGTTGCCGCCGTTGTCCAATTCGTTTATCGCGCTGGTGAAGGACACCTCGCTCGCCGCGGTGCTGACCGTGCCCGAGGTGTTTCAGGCCGCGCAGCGGATTGCGTCGGTGACTTACGAGCCGCTGATTCTGTACACGGAAGCGGCGCTGGTTTATCTGGTGTTCAGTTCCGTGTTGTCGTCGGCGCAAGTCAGGCTCGAGCGCAAGTTCGGGCGCCACGCACTTTTCCAGGCAGGCAACTGA
- the preA gene encoding NAD-dependent dihydropyrimidine dehydrogenase subunit PreA — MADLRCTIAGITSPNPFWLASAPPTDKAYNVNRAFEAGWGGVVWKTLGLDPHVVNVSSRYGAVQWNGQRMAGLNNIELITDRPLDVNLKEITQVKRDWPDRAMIVSLMVPCNERDWKWILPLVEDTGADAVELNFGCPHGMSERGMGAAVGQVPEYVEMVTRWVKEGTRLPCLVKLTPNISDIRTGSRAAYKGGADGVSLINTINSIVAVDLDAMSPLPMVDGKGTHGGYCGPAVKPIALNMVAEIARDVETPNLPISGIGGITTWRDAAEFMVLGAGSVQVCTAAMHYGFRIVSDLTDGLSNWMDEKGYATLDDIRGRAVQNVTDWKYLNLKYDIKARIDQDKCIQCGLCHIACEDTAHQAIMKEKDGVRHFEVMDSECVGCNLCMHVCPVEQCISMERVDNGEYANWTTHPNNPARVDAGVSASADTAETAEHAHAHAAKAA; from the coding sequence ATGGCCGATCTGCGCTGTACGATTGCCGGCATCACTTCGCCGAATCCTTTCTGGCTCGCCTCCGCGCCGCCGACCGACAAAGCCTATAACGTGAACCGCGCCTTCGAAGCAGGCTGGGGCGGCGTGGTGTGGAAAACGCTCGGCCTCGACCCGCACGTGGTGAACGTCAGCTCGCGCTACGGCGCAGTGCAATGGAACGGCCAGCGCATGGCGGGCCTGAACAACATCGAGCTGATCACGGACCGCCCGCTCGACGTCAACCTGAAGGAGATCACGCAAGTCAAACGCGACTGGCCGGACCGCGCGATGATCGTCTCGCTGATGGTGCCGTGCAACGAACGCGACTGGAAGTGGATTCTGCCGCTCGTCGAAGACACCGGCGCGGATGCGGTCGAACTGAATTTCGGCTGCCCGCACGGCATGAGCGAGCGCGGCATGGGCGCGGCCGTCGGGCAGGTGCCTGAGTATGTCGAGATGGTCACGCGCTGGGTGAAGGAAGGCACCAGGCTGCCGTGCCTCGTCAAACTCACGCCGAACATCAGCGACATTCGAACGGGTTCGCGCGCGGCCTATAAAGGCGGCGCGGACGGCGTGTCGCTGATCAACACGATCAACTCGATCGTCGCCGTCGATCTCGACGCGATGTCGCCGTTGCCGATGGTCGATGGCAAGGGCACGCACGGCGGCTATTGCGGCCCGGCCGTGAAGCCGATCGCGCTGAATATGGTCGCGGAAATCGCGCGCGATGTGGAAACGCCGAATCTGCCGATCTCCGGCATCGGCGGGATTACGACATGGCGCGACGCGGCCGAATTCATGGTGCTCGGCGCGGGCAGCGTGCAGGTCTGCACCGCGGCGATGCACTACGGATTCCGTATCGTTTCCGACTTGACCGACGGCCTCTCCAACTGGATGGACGAAAAAGGCTACGCGACACTCGACGATATTCGCGGCCGCGCCGTCCAGAACGTTACCGACTGGAAGTACCTGAACCTGAAATACGACATCAAGGCGCGCATCGACCAGGACAAGTGCATCCAGTGCGGTCTGTGTCATATCGCCTGCGAAGACACGGCTCACCAGGCCATCATGAAAGAAAAAGATGGCGTCCGGCATTTTGAAGTGATGGACTCCGAATGTGTCGGCTGCAATCTGTGCATGCACGTGTGTCCGGTCGAGCAGTGCATCTCGATGGAGCGCGTCGACAACGGCGAATACGCGAACTGGACCACGCATCCGAACAATCCGGCGCGCGTGGACGCAGGCGTGAGCGCATCGGCGGACACGGCTGAAACCGCCGAGCACGCGCACGCGCACGCGGCAAAAGCCGCCTGA
- a CDS encoding amino acid ABC transporter ATP-binding protein has protein sequence MIRLEKIDKYFGGLRVLNSVDLQLASGNVTALIGPSGSGKSTLLRCVNLLEIPESGSLELGDQRLEFSRDHRPSREAVLTIRRRTGMVFQNFQLFPHLTVRQNVMEGLLTVQKWDKDKARARADELLEKVGIAHKADAWPSTLSGGQQQRVAIARALAPSPEVLLCDEPTSALDPGLAAEVVEVLKQLAVEGMTMLMATHDLRLAATIARDVVFLNNGVVVEAGPSREIFMQPRAPETERFVSTLTHSLPDEWTQ, from the coding sequence ATGATCCGACTGGAAAAAATCGACAAGTATTTCGGCGGCCTGCGAGTGCTCAACTCGGTCGATCTGCAACTCGCCTCGGGTAATGTCACCGCGCTGATCGGTCCGTCGGGCAGCGGCAAGAGCACGCTGTTGCGTTGCGTGAATCTGCTCGAGATTCCCGAGTCCGGTTCGCTCGAACTCGGCGATCAGCGGCTGGAGTTCAGCCGCGACCACCGGCCTTCGCGCGAAGCGGTGCTGACGATTCGCCGCCGCACCGGCATGGTGTTTCAGAATTTTCAGCTGTTCCCGCATCTGACGGTGCGGCAGAACGTGATGGAAGGCCTGCTGACCGTGCAGAAGTGGGACAAGGACAAGGCGCGGGCTCGCGCCGACGAATTGCTGGAAAAGGTCGGCATCGCGCACAAAGCGGATGCGTGGCCTTCGACGCTGTCCGGCGGCCAGCAACAGCGTGTGGCGATTGCGCGGGCGTTGGCGCCGTCGCCGGAAGTGCTGTTGTGCGACGAGCCGACCTCGGCGCTCGACCCCGGTCTCGCCGCGGAAGTGGTGGAGGTGCTCAAGCAACTCGCCGTTGAAGGTATGACCATGCTGATGGCCACGCACGACTTGCGGCTCGCCGCGACGATCGCGCGTGATGTGGTGTTTCTGAATAACGGCGTGGTGGTGGAGGCTGGACCGTCGCGCGAGATCTTCATGCAGCCGCGTGCACCGGAAACGGAGCGTTTCGTTTCGACGCTGACGCATAGTCTGCCGGATGAGTGGACGCAATGA
- a CDS encoding NCS1 family nucleobase:cation symporter-1: MKQTAQPADPQFAAGVQGSSLYNDDLAPTGVAQRTWKWYHFAALWVGMVMNIASYMLAAGLTEEGMSPWQAVATVLLGNLIVLVPMLLIGHAGAKHGIPYAVLVRSSFGTQGAKLPAMLRAIVACGWYGIQTWLGGSAIYTLLNILTGNALHGAVLPFLDISLAQLACFLVFWALQIYFIVHGTDSIRWLESWSAPIKIVMCIALVWWATSKAGGLGSMLSAPSQFVPGGKKEGLFWATFWPGLTAMVGFWATLALNIPDFTRFARTQRDQIIGQSVGLPVPMALLSVISVVVTSATVVIYGKAIWDPIDLTSRMTGIGVGVALIILTLDTMCCNLAANLVGPAYDFSSLWPKGISYRVGGMITATIAIVMMPWKILATTQGYIFTWLVGYSALLGPVAGILMVDYFLIRGTRLDTRELFDEHGEYSYTGGWNIGAVVALVIGVLPNLPGFLHTAFPASFPNVPAIFNTLYTYAWFVGLALASIVYSAWMKLSKGPSARVASA, translated from the coding sequence ATGAAGCAGACAGCGCAACCCGCCGACCCGCAGTTCGCGGCCGGCGTGCAGGGCAGCAGTCTTTACAACGACGATCTTGCGCCGACCGGCGTCGCGCAGCGCACGTGGAAGTGGTATCACTTCGCAGCGCTGTGGGTCGGCATGGTGATGAACATCGCGTCGTACATGCTCGCCGCCGGCTTGACGGAAGAGGGCATGTCGCCGTGGCAGGCAGTCGCGACCGTGCTGCTCGGCAACCTGATCGTGCTGGTGCCGATGCTGCTTATCGGCCACGCGGGCGCGAAGCACGGCATTCCGTACGCGGTGCTGGTGCGCTCCTCGTTCGGCACGCAGGGCGCCAAATTACCGGCAATGCTGCGCGCCATTGTCGCGTGCGGCTGGTACGGGATTCAGACTTGGCTCGGCGGCAGCGCGATCTATACGCTGCTCAACATTCTCACCGGCAACGCGCTGCATGGCGCGGTTCTGCCGTTTCTCGACATCTCGCTCGCGCAGCTCGCGTGTTTCCTCGTGTTCTGGGCGCTGCAAATCTACTTCATAGTTCATGGCACCGATTCGATCCGCTGGCTCGAAAGCTGGTCCGCGCCGATCAAGATCGTGATGTGCATTGCGCTGGTGTGGTGGGCGACGTCGAAAGCGGGCGGTCTCGGTTCGATGCTGTCGGCGCCGTCGCAATTCGTGCCGGGCGGCAAGAAAGAAGGCTTGTTCTGGGCCACGTTCTGGCCGGGCCTCACCGCCATGGTCGGCTTCTGGGCCACGCTCGCGCTCAATATCCCCGACTTCACGCGCTTTGCCAGAACGCAGCGCGATCAGATCATCGGCCAGTCGGTCGGCTTGCCAGTGCCGATGGCGCTGCTCTCGGTGATCTCGGTGGTCGTCACGTCGGCGACGGTGGTGATCTACGGCAAGGCGATCTGGGATCCTATCGATCTGACGAGCCGCATGACCGGCATCGGCGTGGGCGTCGCGCTGATCATCCTGACGCTCGACACCATGTGCTGCAATCTCGCGGCAAATCTCGTCGGGCCTGCTTACGATTTTTCGAGCCTGTGGCCCAAGGGCATTTCGTATCGTGTCGGCGGCATGATCACCGCGACCATCGCGATCGTGATGATGCCGTGGAAGATTCTCGCCACCACGCAGGGTTATATCTTCACGTGGCTGGTCGGCTACTCGGCGCTGCTCGGTCCGGTTGCGGGCATTCTGATGGTCGACTATTTCCTGATCCGCGGCACGCGTCTCGACACGCGAGAACTGTTCGACGAACACGGCGAATACAGCTACACGGGTGGCTGGAATATCGGCGCGGTGGTCGCGCTCGTGATCGGCGTGCTGCCGAATCTGCCGGGCTTTTTGCATACCGCGTTTCCGGCCTCGTTCCCGAACGTGCCGGCGATCTTCAATACGCTCTACACGTATGCGTGGTTCGTCGGGCTCGCGTTGGCGTCGATCGTATACAGCGCGTGGATGAAGCTCAGCAAAGGACCGAGCGCGCGCGTGGCGAGCGCATAA
- a CDS encoding amino acid ABC transporter substrate-binding protein → MKSIRSILLIALFQAVAVSSAFAADELAQIKSAGVFKIGTEGTYAPFTYHDESGKLTGFDVEIGTEIAKRLGVKPQFVEGKWDGLIAGLDVNRYDAVINEVAVTDARKAKYDFSDPYITSHAALIVASNNTTIKNFDDLKGKKSANTLTSNFGKIAAAHGAEVIPVQGFNESIDLLTSGRVDATVNDSLSFLDFKKHKPDAKVKIAALDTSADSSDKSAVLIRKGNPELQAAINKALADMKKDGSYLKISQKYFGKDVSQ, encoded by the coding sequence ATGAAATCGATTCGTTCCATTCTGCTGATCGCGTTGTTCCAGGCCGTGGCCGTGAGTTCCGCATTCGCCGCCGACGAACTCGCGCAGATCAAATCCGCCGGCGTGTTCAAGATCGGCACTGAAGGCACCTATGCGCCGTTCACGTACCACGACGAATCCGGCAAGCTGACCGGTTTCGACGTCGAGATCGGTACGGAGATCGCGAAGCGTCTCGGCGTCAAGCCGCAATTCGTCGAAGGTAAATGGGACGGTCTGATTGCCGGCCTCGATGTGAACCGTTACGACGCGGTGATCAACGAAGTGGCGGTGACCGATGCGCGCAAGGCCAAATACGATTTCTCCGACCCGTACATCACGTCGCACGCGGCGCTGATCGTGGCGTCGAACAACACCACGATCAAGAACTTCGACGACCTGAAGGGCAAGAAGTCGGCCAATACGCTGACCAGCAACTTCGGCAAGATCGCGGCGGCGCACGGCGCGGAAGTGATCCCGGTGCAGGGTTTCAATGAGTCGATCGATCTGCTGACCTCGGGTCGCGTCGATGCCACCGTCAACGACTCGCTGTCGTTTCTCGACTTCAAGAAGCACAAGCCGGATGCGAAAGTGAAGATCGCCGCGCTCGATACGTCGGCAGACAGCAGCGACAAGTCCGCAGTGCTGATCCGCAAAGGCAACCCCGAATTGCAGGCCGCGATCAACAAGGCGCTCGCCGACATGAAGAAAGACGGCAGCTACCTGAAAATCTCGCAGAAGTATTTCGGCAAAGACGTCTCCCAGTAA
- the hydA gene encoding dihydropyrimidinase codes for MTTLIRGGTIIDAENTYRADVLCADPQDGGTILQIGADLEAPAGATIVDAGGQYVMPGGIDPHTHMELPFMGTTASDDFYTGTAAGLSGGTTSIIDFVIPSPKQPLMDAFKEWRGWAEKASSDYGFHVAVTWWDDSVYRDMGTLVHEHGVSSFKHFMAYKNAIMADDEVLVNSFSRSLELGALPTVHAENGELVFQLQRQLLAKGFTGPEAHPLSRPPEVEGEAANRAIRIAQVLGVPVYIVHVSSKDAVDAIARARSEGLRVFGEVLPGHLVIDEAVYRDPDWTRAAAHVMSPPFRSAEHREALWRGLQAGQLHTTATDHCVFCASQKAMGRDDFTKIPNGCGGVEDRMAVLWHHGVNSGRLTPNEFVRITSTNAAQIFNLYPRKGAVRVGADADLVVWDPNASKTISVKTHHQKVDFNVFEGMTVQGVAMHTLTRGALAWTDGELRAVRGAGRYLKRPPNGAYFDAIRVANKRKEPHPVER; via the coding sequence ATGACGACCCTGATTCGCGGCGGCACGATTATCGACGCGGAGAACACCTATCGCGCGGACGTATTGTGTGCGGACCCGCAGGACGGCGGCACGATTCTGCAGATCGGAGCGGACCTGGAGGCGCCCGCCGGCGCCACGATCGTCGATGCGGGCGGGCAGTACGTGATGCCCGGCGGCATCGATCCGCACACGCATATGGAGCTGCCGTTCATGGGCACCACGGCGAGCGACGATTTCTACACGGGCACGGCGGCGGGTTTGTCGGGCGGCACCACGAGCATCATCGATTTCGTGATTCCGAGCCCGAAGCAGCCGCTGATGGACGCCTTCAAGGAATGGCGCGGCTGGGCCGAGAAGGCGTCGTCGGACTATGGCTTTCACGTCGCGGTGACGTGGTGGGACGACTCGGTCTATCGCGACATGGGCACGTTGGTGCACGAACACGGCGTGTCGAGCTTCAAGCACTTCATGGCCTACAAGAACGCCATCATGGCCGACGACGAAGTGCTGGTGAACAGTTTCTCGCGTTCGCTCGAACTCGGCGCGCTGCCGACCGTGCATGCGGAAAACGGCGAGTTGGTGTTTCAATTGCAGCGGCAGTTGCTGGCGAAAGGCTTTACCGGTCCGGAGGCGCATCCGTTGTCGCGGCCGCCCGAAGTAGAAGGCGAGGCGGCCAATCGCGCGATCCGGATCGCGCAGGTGCTGGGCGTGCCGGTGTATATCGTGCACGTATCCTCGAAAGACGCCGTCGATGCAATCGCCCGCGCCCGCAGCGAAGGTCTGCGCGTGTTCGGCGAGGTATTGCCGGGCCATCTGGTGATCGACGAAGCGGTGTACCGCGATCCCGACTGGACCCGCGCGGCCGCCCACGTGATGAGCCCGCCGTTCCGTTCCGCCGAGCATCGCGAGGCATTGTGGCGTGGTTTGCAAGCCGGCCAGTTGCACACCACGGCGACCGATCACTGCGTGTTCTGCGCGTCGCAGAAAGCCATGGGACGCGACGACTTCACGAAAATCCCGAATGGCTGCGGCGGCGTGGAAGACCGCATGGCGGTGCTCTGGCATCACGGCGTAAACTCCGGGCGTCTCACGCCGAACGAGTTCGTGCGCATTACGTCGACCAATGCCGCGCAGATCTTCAACCTGTATCCGCGCAAGGGCGCGGTGCGGGTCGGCGCGGATGCCGACCTCGTGGTGTGGGACCCGAACGCGAGCAAAACGATTTCGGTGAAGACGCATCATCAGAAGGTCGACTTCAACGTGTTCGAAGGCATGACCGTGCAAGGCGTGGCGATGCACACGCTGACCCGTGGCGCGCTCGCCTGGACCGACGGCGAGTTGCGGGCGGTGCGCGGCGCCGGCCGTTACCTGAAACGTCCGCCCAACGGCGCCTACTTCGACGCGATCCGCGTCGCCAACAAGCGCAAGGAACCGCATCCGGTGGAGCGGTAA